In Trifolium pratense cultivar HEN17-A07 linkage group LG7, ARS_RC_1.1, whole genome shotgun sequence, a genomic segment contains:
- the LOC123894666 gene encoding protein TIC 20-IV, chloroplastic-like: MAGQLAAAATTLTNPSILRLPPLRNKDLIPERRVTFYRKKNFTIKALAGSSLGKSSPRLTAVSSPLSTENRGHLSLSVPKSRRSSSSTRPQAYIYHWSGFRIPANAEKPEWWWRTLSCIPYLIALQMSATGYYLEPLLDKFKLFENLIFYIPGAVNRLPPWFPILYCYLAIVVVVKNRDFPLIFRFHLMTGMLLEIALQIVWVASNFMPLIHFKGTLGMYYWAAVALTYIVITMHSIRCALLGTFSNIPVISESAFLHSLFNLGGFQRPF; this comes from the exons ATGGCCGGTCAATTAGCCGCAGCAGCAACAACCCTAACTAACCCTTCTATTCTCCGCCTTCCTCCTCTCCG GAATAAAGATTTGATTCCAGAAAGACGCGTTACATTCTACAGGAAAAAGAATTTTACCATCAAAGCTCTTGCGGGCAGTTCTCTGG gAAAATCATCTCCACGACTCACTGCTGTTTCATCTCCACTATCTACTGAAAACCGTGGTCACCTCTCACTCAGTGTTCCCAAATCTCGAAGAAGCAGTTCTAGTACCCGTCCACAAGCTTATATATATCATTGGTCTGGCTTTCGAATCCCTGCGAATGCCGAGAAGCCAGAATGGTGGTGGAGGACTTTGTCTTGTATACCCTATCTAATAGCACTGCAGATGTCAGCAACTGGGTATTATCTAGAACCTTTACTTgataaattcaaattatttgaaaatttgatattttatatcCCAGGAGCTGTCAACCGATTGCCACCCTGGTTCCCTATATTATACTGCTATTTGGCTATCGTGGTAGTGGTAAAAAATAGGGACTTCCCCCTTATCTTCAGATTCCATTTAATGACGGGAATGCTACTAGAAATTGCTCTACAGATTGTATGGGTTGCAAGTAATTTCATGCCGCTTATACACTTCAAGGGAACACTTGGGATGTATTACTGGGCTGCTGTGGCGTTGACATACATTGTCATAACCATGCATTCCATTAGGTGTGCTCTTCTTGGTACATTTTCGAACATCCCTGTTATTAGTGAATCAGCTTTCCTCCACTCTCTATTTAACTTAGGAGGGTTCCAGCGACCGTTTTAG